The proteins below are encoded in one region of Streptomyces ficellus:
- the cobN gene encoding cobaltochelatase subunit CobN, giving the protein MTHATTPEATPATTILLLSHSDTDLLSARAAGGPVAYRFANPSRLPVDDLPALLDGADLVVVRLLGGIRAWEEGLDALRAAGKPLVVLTGEQAPDAQLMETSTVPIGIAAEAHAYLAHGGPDNLEHLARFLSDTVLLTGHGFEPPAAAPTWGPLERTPRATTGPTIAVLYYRAHHMSGNTAFVSALCDAVEDAGGQALPLYVASLRAPEPELLDTLRTADAVVTTVLAAGGTKPAEAQAGGDEEAWDAGALAALDVPVLQALCLTGSRSAWEENDEGLSPLDAASQVAVPEFDGRLITVPFSFKEIDADGLPAYVADPERAARVAGIAVRHARLRHIPNAGKKLALVLSAYPTKHSRIGNAVGLDTPASAVALLRRLRDEGYDFGDEDVPGLASGDGDELIYALIEAGGHDQDWLTEEQLAKNPVRIPAADYKRWYAALPQELRDQVEQHWGPPPGEMFLDRSANPEGDIVLAALRRGNLLILIQPPRGFGENPIAIYHDPDLPPSHHYLAAYRWIGTPEADGGFGADAMVHLGKHGNLEWLPGKNAGLSAACGPDAALGDIPLVYPFLVNDPGEGTQAKRRVHATLVDHLVPPMARAESYGDITRLEQLLDEYAQISSMDPSKLPAIRAQIWTLIQAAKLDHDLGMEDRPDDDGFDDFLLHVDGWLCEVKDAQIRDGLHVLGGAPTGPERVNLVLSILRARQIWGGTQSLPGLREALGLDESAATRTGADEAEAKARALVEAMEAADWNPAAVASVAEGHDPAVAAILDFAARQVVPRLAATTDELDHAVHALNGGFVPAGPSGSPLRGLVNVLPTGRNFYSVDPKAVPSRLAWETGQALADSLLERYRADNGEWPTSVGLSLWGTSAMRTAGDDVAEALALLGIRPVWDDASRRVTGLEPIPTAELGRPRIDVTLRISGFFRDAFPHVIGLLDDAVRLAASLDEPDADNHVRAHTRADLAEHGDERRATTRIFGSRPGTYGAGILQLIDSRDWRTDADLAEVYTVWGGYAYGRGLEGRPARGEMETAYKRIAVAAKNTDTREHDIADSDDYFQYHGGMVATVRALKGTAPEAYIGDSTRPETVRTRTLVEETSRVFRARVVNPRWIEAMRRHGYKGAFELAATVDYLFGYDATTGVVADWMYDKLTETYVLDPENRAFLQEANPWALHGIAERLLEAESRGMWEKPDPRVLEQLKQVYLETEGELEDK; this is encoded by the coding sequence ATGACGCACGCGACCACGCCCGAGGCGACGCCCGCCACGACGATCCTCCTCCTGTCGCACTCCGACACGGACCTGCTCAGCGCACGCGCGGCCGGCGGCCCCGTCGCGTACCGCTTCGCCAACCCCTCCCGCCTGCCGGTGGACGACCTGCCCGCCCTGCTCGACGGCGCGGACCTCGTCGTCGTACGCCTCCTCGGCGGCATCCGCGCCTGGGAGGAGGGCCTGGACGCGCTGCGCGCCGCCGGGAAGCCGCTCGTCGTCCTCACCGGCGAGCAGGCACCCGACGCGCAGCTGATGGAGACCTCCACCGTCCCGATCGGCATCGCGGCCGAGGCGCACGCCTACCTCGCCCACGGCGGCCCGGACAACCTCGAACACCTCGCCCGGTTCCTCTCCGACACCGTGCTGCTCACCGGCCACGGCTTCGAGCCGCCCGCCGCCGCCCCCACCTGGGGCCCCCTGGAGCGCACCCCGCGCGCCACCACCGGCCCCACGATCGCGGTGCTCTACTACCGCGCCCACCACATGAGCGGCAACACCGCCTTCGTCTCCGCCCTCTGCGACGCCGTCGAGGACGCCGGCGGCCAGGCCCTCCCGCTGTACGTGGCGTCCCTGCGCGCCCCCGAGCCGGAGCTCCTCGACACCCTGCGCACCGCCGACGCCGTCGTCACCACCGTCCTCGCCGCCGGCGGCACCAAGCCCGCCGAGGCCCAGGCGGGCGGCGACGAGGAGGCCTGGGACGCGGGCGCGCTCGCCGCCCTCGACGTCCCCGTCCTCCAGGCGCTGTGCCTGACCGGCTCCCGCTCCGCGTGGGAGGAGAATGACGAGGGCCTCTCGCCGCTCGACGCCGCCAGCCAGGTCGCCGTCCCCGAGTTCGACGGCCGCCTGATCACCGTCCCGTTCTCCTTCAAGGAGATCGACGCCGACGGCCTGCCCGCCTACGTCGCCGACCCCGAGCGCGCGGCCCGCGTCGCCGGGATCGCCGTACGCCACGCCCGCCTGCGCCACATCCCGAACGCCGGGAAGAAGCTGGCGCTGGTCCTCTCCGCGTACCCCACCAAGCACTCCCGCATCGGCAACGCCGTCGGCCTCGACACCCCCGCCTCCGCCGTCGCCCTGCTGCGCAGGCTGCGCGACGAGGGCTACGACTTCGGCGACGAGGACGTGCCGGGCCTCGCGTCCGGCGACGGTGACGAGCTGATCTACGCGCTGATCGAGGCCGGCGGCCACGACCAGGACTGGCTCACCGAGGAGCAGCTCGCCAAGAACCCGGTCCGCATCCCCGCCGCCGACTACAAGCGCTGGTACGCCGCCCTCCCGCAGGAGCTGCGCGACCAGGTCGAGCAGCACTGGGGCCCGCCGCCCGGCGAGATGTTCCTCGACCGCTCCGCCAACCCCGAGGGCGACATCGTGCTCGCCGCCCTGCGCCGCGGGAACCTGCTGATCCTCATCCAGCCGCCGCGCGGCTTCGGCGAGAACCCGATCGCGATCTACCACGACCCCGACCTGCCGCCCTCGCACCACTACCTGGCCGCCTACCGCTGGATCGGTACGCCGGAGGCCGACGGCGGCTTCGGCGCCGACGCCATGGTCCACCTCGGCAAGCACGGCAACCTGGAGTGGCTGCCCGGCAAGAACGCCGGCCTGTCCGCCGCCTGCGGCCCCGACGCCGCCCTCGGCGACATCCCGCTCGTCTACCCGTTCCTCGTCAACGACCCCGGCGAGGGCACCCAGGCCAAGCGGCGCGTCCACGCCACCCTCGTCGACCACTTGGTGCCGCCGATGGCGCGCGCCGAGTCGTACGGCGACATCACGCGCCTGGAGCAGCTGCTCGACGAGTACGCGCAGATCTCCTCCATGGACCCCTCCAAGCTCCCCGCGATCCGCGCCCAGATCTGGACCCTCATCCAGGCCGCCAAGCTCGACCACGACCTGGGCATGGAGGACCGCCCGGACGACGACGGGTTCGACGACTTCCTGCTCCACGTCGACGGCTGGCTCTGCGAGGTCAAGGACGCCCAGATCCGCGACGGCCTGCACGTCCTCGGCGGCGCCCCCACCGGCCCCGAGCGGGTCAACCTGGTCCTGTCCATCCTCCGCGCCCGCCAGATCTGGGGCGGTACGCAGTCCCTGCCCGGCCTGCGCGAGGCCCTCGGCCTGGACGAGTCCGCCGCCACCCGCACAGGCGCCGACGAGGCGGAGGCGAAGGCCCGCGCCCTGGTCGAGGCGATGGAGGCCGCCGACTGGAACCCGGCCGCCGTCGCGTCGGTCGCCGAGGGCCACGACCCGGCCGTCGCCGCGATCCTCGACTTCGCCGCCCGCCAGGTCGTCCCGCGCCTCGCCGCCACCACCGACGAACTGGACCACGCCGTCCACGCCCTGAACGGCGGCTTCGTCCCGGCCGGGCCCTCCGGCTCGCCGCTGCGCGGCCTGGTCAACGTCCTGCCGACCGGCCGCAACTTCTACTCCGTCGACCCCAAGGCCGTGCCCTCCCGCCTCGCCTGGGAGACCGGCCAGGCCCTCGCCGACTCCCTCCTGGAGCGGTACCGCGCCGACAACGGGGAGTGGCCCACCTCCGTCGGCCTGTCCCTGTGGGGCACCAGCGCCATGCGCACCGCCGGCGACGACGTCGCCGAGGCGCTCGCCCTCCTCGGCATCCGGCCCGTCTGGGACGACGCCTCCCGTCGCGTCACCGGCCTGGAGCCCATCCCGACCGCCGAACTGGGCCGCCCGCGCATCGACGTGACGCTGCGCATCTCCGGCTTCTTCCGCGACGCGTTCCCGCACGTCATCGGGCTCCTCGACGACGCCGTACGGCTCGCCGCCTCCCTCGACGAGCCGGACGCCGACAACCACGTCCGCGCCCACACCCGGGCCGACCTCGCCGAGCACGGCGACGAACGCCGCGCCACCACCCGCATCTTCGGCTCCCGGCCGGGCACGTACGGCGCGGGCATCCTCCAGCTGATCGACTCGCGCGACTGGCGCACCGACGCCGACCTCGCCGAGGTGTACACGGTGTGGGGCGGCTACGCGTACGGGCGCGGCCTCGAAGGCCGCCCGGCGCGCGGTGAGATGGAGACCGCGTACAAGCGCATCGCGGTGGCGGCGAAGAACACCGACACCCGCGAGCACGACATCGCCGACTCGGACGACTACTTCCAGTACCACGGCGGCATGGTCGCCACCGTCCGCGCGCTCAAGGGCACCGCCCCCGAGGCGTACATCGGCGACTCGACCCGCCCCGAGACGGTCCGCACCCGCACCCTGGTGGAGGAGACCTCCCGCGTCTTCCGCGCCCGCGTGGTCAACCCGCGCTGGATCGAGGCGATGCGCCGCCACGGCTACAAGGGCGCCTTCGAGCTGGCCGCGACGGTCGACTACCTCTTCGGCTACGACGCCACGACCGGTGTCGTCGCCGACTGGATGTACGACAAGCTCACCGAGACGTACGTGCTGGACCCGGAGAACAGGGCGTTCCTCCAGGAGGCCAACCCCTGGGCCCTGCACGGCATCGCGGAGCGGCTGCTGGAGGCCGAGTCGCGCGGCATGTGGGAGAAGCCCGACCCGCGCGTCCTCGAACAACTGAAGCAGGTGTACCTGGAGACCGAGGGCGAGCTGGAGGACAAGTGA
- a CDS encoding cobalamin biosynthesis protein CobG → MPPSSSNPADRGEAHIQDRVRDRGDACPGALRLHRADDGSLARLRLPTGVLTPHQLYVLADAADRLGDGHLSLTSRGNVELRGLGEGCGQDLAGLLRDAGLLPASERHERVRNMVVSPLAGPAVMDRARRLDELLCGEDWTTELSGRFLFAVDDGRGDVAALAADVTLLAERDGGSALLHVAGRTWRVPAPDAPRAALAAAEAFLAAAREAGTGAWRVRELPAGQDLDVTGHLRRAAVPAEPVPDYVCATSGPPAPGLAGDHTVSVLARLGRVTSAQLRALLPAREVRVTPWRGFVLPGLAGRAAAQERLRALDGAGFLTRTDSPWIGVTACTGRPGCAKSLSDVRADARPREGALPVHWSGCARRCGHPQGAWTDMVATGEGAYQMTVQGPTR, encoded by the coding sequence ATGCCGCCCAGCTCGTCAAACCCCGCGGACCGGGGTGAAGCTCACATACAGGACCGGGTCCGGGACCGTGGTGACGCCTGCCCGGGTGCGCTGCGGCTGCACCGGGCGGACGACGGCTCCCTGGCCCGACTCCGGCTGCCCACCGGCGTCCTGACGCCCCATCAGCTCTATGTGCTGGCGGACGCGGCCGACCGGCTGGGCGACGGTCACCTCTCCCTCACCTCCCGGGGCAACGTCGAACTGCGGGGCCTCGGCGAGGGTTGCGGGCAGGACCTCGCCGGGCTGCTGCGGGACGCCGGGCTGCTGCCCGCCTCCGAACGGCACGAGCGGGTACGGAACATGGTCGTCTCGCCGCTCGCCGGCCCCGCCGTGATGGACCGGGCCCGGCGGCTGGACGAGCTGCTGTGCGGCGAGGACTGGACCACGGAACTCTCGGGCCGCTTCCTGTTCGCCGTCGACGACGGCCGGGGCGACGTGGCGGCCCTCGCCGCCGATGTGACGTTGCTCGCAGAGAGGGACGGCGGAAGTGCCCTGCTCCACGTCGCCGGCCGGACCTGGCGGGTGCCCGCCCCCGACGCGCCCCGCGCCGCGCTCGCGGCGGCGGAGGCGTTCCTCGCGGCCGCGCGGGAGGCGGGCACCGGTGCGTGGCGGGTGCGGGAGCTGCCCGCGGGGCAGGACCTGGACGTGACGGGACACCTGCGGCGGGCGGCCGTCCCGGCGGAGCCCGTACCGGACTACGTGTGCGCGACGAGCGGGCCACCCGCGCCCGGACTGGCCGGCGACCACACGGTGTCCGTGCTGGCCCGCCTGGGCCGGGTGACGTCGGCGCAGCTGCGGGCGCTGCTGCCCGCCCGGGAGGTGCGGGTCACCCCCTGGCGCGGGTTCGTCCTGCCGGGCCTCGCCGGCCGGGCGGCGGCCCAGGAGCGGCTGCGGGCCCTCGACGGGGCCGGGTTCCTCACCCGTACCGACTCGCCGTGGATCGGCGTCACCGCCTGCACCGGGCGCCCCGGCTGCGCCAAGTCCCTGTCCGACGTACGGGCGGACGCCCGGCCCCGCGAGGGCGCGCTGCCCGTCCACTGGTCGGGGTGCGCCCGCCGCTGCGGCCACCCGCAGGGGGCGTGGACCGACATGGTGGCGACCGGCGAAGGCGCGTACCAGATGACCGTACAAGGACCGACGAGATGA
- a CDS encoding precorrin-8X methylmutase, whose amino-acid sequence MSESRVFDYEKDGAEIYRQSFATIRAEADLADLPADVGQVAVRMIHACGMVDLVRDLAYTPDVVARAREALRAGAPVLCDARMVASGITRKRLPADNDVVCTLSDPSVPDLAAELGTTRSAAALELWRDRLDGAVVAVGNAPTALFRLLEMIEAGAPRPAAVIGIPVGFIGAAESKDALAAFPGLEHLVVRGRRGGSAMAAAAVNAIAHEAEIQA is encoded by the coding sequence ATGAGCGAGAGCAGAGTGTTCGACTACGAGAAGGACGGCGCGGAGATCTACCGCCAGTCCTTTGCCACGATCCGCGCGGAGGCGGACCTCGCGGACCTGCCGGCCGACGTCGGCCAGGTCGCCGTGCGCATGATCCACGCCTGCGGCATGGTCGACCTCGTCCGCGACCTGGCGTACACGCCGGACGTCGTGGCCCGCGCCCGCGAGGCGCTGCGCGCCGGCGCGCCGGTCCTGTGCGACGCGCGGATGGTCGCCAGCGGCATCACCCGCAAGCGGCTGCCCGCGGACAACGACGTGGTGTGCACGCTGTCCGACCCGTCCGTCCCGGACCTCGCCGCCGAACTGGGCACCACGCGCAGCGCGGCCGCGCTGGAGCTGTGGCGCGACCGGCTCGACGGCGCGGTCGTCGCGGTGGGCAACGCGCCCACGGCCCTCTTCCGGCTGCTGGAGATGATCGAGGCGGGCGCGCCGCGCCCCGCGGCGGTGATCGGCATACCGGTCGGGTTCATCGGGGCGGCCGAGTCCAAGGACGCGCTGGCGGCGTTCCCGGGCCTGGAGCACCTGGTGGTGCGCGGCCGGCGGGGCGGCAGCGCCATGGCGGCGGCGGCGGTCAACGCGATCGCGCACGAGGCGGAGATCCAGGCATGA
- a CDS encoding precorrin-2 C(20)-methyltransferase, with the protein MSGKLYGVGLGPGDPELMTLAAVRAIASADVIAYHCARHGRSIARSIAAEHIREDHLEERLMYPLTVETTDHPGGYRGALDDFYEEASARLAAHLDAGRTVAVLAEGDPLFYGSYQHMHKRLAHRYDTQVIPGVTSVSASAARLGKPLCEAEEVLTVIPGTLPEEELTARLAATDSAVVMKLGRTFPAVRRALERAGRLDDAHYVERATMAGERTGALADVDPESVPYFSVAVLPSRVDSGPAAPARGEVLVVGTGPAGPLWLTPETRGALASATDLVGYTTYLDRVPVRPGQERHGSDNKVESERAEFALDLARRGRRVAVVSGGDPGVFAMATAVLEAASQDPYTDVPVRVLPGVTAANAAAAKAGAPLGHDYATISLSDRLKPWDVIAGRLAAAAAADLVLALYNPGSASRTWQVAKARELLLEHRAPDTPVVVARDVGGPEESVRVLALVDLDPAEVDMRTLLLVGSSQTRAVRRGGDGGTTVAWTPRRYPEV; encoded by the coding sequence ATGAGCGGCAAGCTGTACGGCGTGGGGCTCGGCCCCGGCGACCCGGAGCTGATGACCCTCGCGGCGGTCAGGGCCATCGCGTCGGCCGACGTGATCGCGTACCACTGCGCCCGCCACGGCCGGTCCATCGCGCGCTCCATCGCGGCGGAGCACATCCGCGAGGACCACCTCGAAGAGCGGCTGATGTACCCGCTGACGGTGGAGACCACCGACCACCCGGGCGGCTACCGGGGCGCGCTGGACGACTTCTACGAGGAGGCGTCGGCGCGGCTCGCGGCCCACCTGGACGCGGGCCGCACGGTCGCCGTCCTCGCCGAGGGCGACCCGCTGTTCTACGGCTCCTACCAGCACATGCACAAGCGGCTGGCGCACCGGTACGACACGCAGGTCATCCCGGGAGTCACCTCGGTGAGCGCGTCGGCGGCCCGCCTGGGCAAGCCGCTGTGCGAGGCCGAGGAGGTCCTGACGGTCATCCCCGGCACGCTGCCCGAGGAGGAGCTGACGGCCCGTCTGGCGGCGACGGACTCGGCGGTCGTGATGAAGCTGGGCCGTACGTTCCCGGCGGTGCGGCGCGCCCTGGAGCGGGCCGGGCGGCTGGACGACGCGCACTACGTGGAGCGGGCCACGATGGCTGGCGAACGCACGGGCGCCCTCGCGGACGTCGACCCGGAGTCGGTCCCCTACTTCTCCGTGGCGGTGCTCCCGTCGCGCGTCGACTCCGGCCCGGCCGCGCCCGCGCGGGGCGAGGTCCTGGTCGTCGGCACCGGCCCGGCGGGCCCCCTGTGGCTGACGCCCGAGACGCGCGGCGCGCTCGCCTCGGCGACCGACCTGGTCGGCTACACCACCTACCTGGACCGCGTGCCGGTGCGCCCCGGGCAGGAGCGGCACGGCTCGGACAACAAGGTCGAGTCGGAGCGCGCCGAGTTCGCCCTGGACCTCGCCCGGCGGGGACGCCGCGTCGCGGTGGTGTCGGGCGGCGACCCCGGGGTGTTCGCCATGGCCACGGCGGTCCTGGAGGCCGCCTCCCAGGACCCGTACACGGACGTCCCGGTCCGCGTCCTGCCGGGCGTGACCGCCGCGAACGCCGCCGCCGCGAAGGCGGGCGCCCCGCTGGGCCACGACTACGCGACGATCTCCCTGTCGGACCGGCTCAAGCCCTGGGACGTCATCGCCGGGCGGCTGGCCGCCGCGGCCGCCGCCGACCTGGTCCTCGCCCTGTACAACCCGGGCTCCGCCAGCCGCACCTGGCAGGTCGCCAAGGCCCGGGAACTGCTCCTGGAGCACCGCGCCCCGGACACCCCGGTGGTGGTCGCCCGGGACGTGGGCGGCCCGGAGGAGTCGGTGCGCGTCCTGGCGCTCGTGGACCTCGACCCGGCGGAGGTCGACATGCGGACCCTGCTGCTCGTCGGCTCGTCCCAGACCCGGGCGGTCCGGCGGGGCGGGGACGGGGGCACCACGGTGGCCTGGACGCCCCGGCGGTACCCGGAGGTGTGA
- a CDS encoding TerD family protein, with protein sequence MHTMVKGANIGLAALGEDIASVTVSLGWSSTTGEGDADVSVLLLDGTGKVRSDSDFYFYNHPVAEDGSVQLLGKTPTTDGSEDRISFDLDAVPPHVTRIVIAASRYDGSNFGELDDLCLSLADGSGEVLARFPVEDAGVVSAFIFGELYRRAGQWKFRAVGQGYGSGLVGLATDFGVDIEDDTEEQLAEQAPPWPPEPQPAPRQQPQAQAQPLPRPRPAAERPPAAPPAAADPAPRAPRPRTAKKKVTLPKAMKKSLAENESWRTARLFPVTALKSDRERETRATSVLLSVMAQVPEFGRRLTAGFGAPAGRMETFTEVSLPHGESPRRPDGVVRVERAGKLWTALVETKTNGNPLKSDQVQTYVDIAARRGYECVITLSNDVALEGSPLVSVKIDGRRKHKVALWHLSWAEVAHQAQMLIRHEGVGNAAHAWLLQELLHYLQHDNSGCHGFQNMGAAWVPVRNGIDNETLCQGDARATEVTESWERLIRQVCLRLGGELGQKVLPVQRAKRGTDPRTRRAEMADRLCLEGLLHAELRMEDTPGILAITADLRTGKLRTSIELPVAERGYPLTRAKRLIRRLAAAPADLHIETMVAGPGTGPRGTLERLRPEPADILPRDGAEITGFRLSLFKGMGTGRGSAETGFIRSVDEAVDRFHAQVITHLDRRGSTVGG encoded by the coding sequence ATGCACACGATGGTCAAGGGCGCCAACATCGGCCTGGCGGCGCTGGGTGAGGACATCGCCTCCGTCACCGTGAGCCTGGGCTGGAGCAGCACCACCGGAGAGGGCGACGCCGACGTTTCCGTACTCCTGCTGGACGGGACCGGGAAGGTGCGCAGCGACAGCGACTTCTACTTCTACAACCACCCGGTCGCCGAGGACGGCAGCGTCCAGCTCCTCGGCAAGACGCCCACCACCGACGGCAGTGAGGACCGGATCAGCTTCGACCTGGACGCCGTCCCGCCGCACGTCACGCGGATCGTCATCGCCGCGAGCCGGTACGACGGGTCGAACTTCGGCGAGCTCGACGACCTGTGCCTGTCCCTCGCCGACGGATCGGGCGAGGTCCTGGCCCGGTTCCCCGTCGAGGACGCGGGCGTCGTCAGCGCGTTCATCTTCGGCGAGCTCTACCGGCGCGCCGGACAGTGGAAGTTCCGGGCCGTGGGGCAGGGCTACGGCAGTGGGCTGGTCGGCCTCGCGACCGACTTCGGCGTCGACATCGAGGACGACACCGAGGAGCAGCTCGCGGAGCAGGCCCCGCCCTGGCCGCCGGAGCCCCAGCCCGCACCACGACAGCAGCCGCAGGCGCAGGCGCAGCCGCTGCCCCGTCCGCGGCCGGCGGCGGAACGCCCGCCCGCCGCCCCGCCCGCCGCCGCGGACCCCGCGCCCCGGGCCCCGCGGCCGCGCACCGCGAAGAAGAAGGTGACGCTCCCGAAGGCCATGAAGAAGTCCCTGGCCGAGAACGAGTCGTGGCGGACGGCGCGGCTCTTCCCCGTCACCGCGCTCAAGAGCGACCGCGAGCGCGAGACGCGCGCCACGTCCGTGCTGCTGTCAGTGATGGCCCAGGTGCCGGAGTTCGGCCGCCGCCTCACCGCCGGATTCGGCGCCCCGGCCGGGCGCATGGAGACGTTCACCGAGGTGTCCCTGCCGCACGGCGAGTCCCCGAGGCGGCCGGACGGCGTGGTGCGGGTCGAGCGGGCGGGCAAGCTGTGGACGGCCCTGGTGGAGACCAAGACGAACGGCAACCCGCTCAAGTCCGATCAGGTGCAGACCTACGTCGACATCGCCGCCCGCCGCGGCTACGAGTGCGTCATCACGCTGTCCAACGACGTCGCCCTGGAGGGCAGCCCGCTGGTCTCCGTGAAGATCGACGGCCGGCGCAAGCACAAGGTGGCGCTCTGGCACCTGTCCTGGGCCGAGGTGGCCCACCAGGCGCAGATGCTGATCCGCCACGAGGGCGTGGGCAACGCCGCGCACGCGTGGCTCCTCCAGGAGCTCCTGCACTACCTCCAGCACGACAACTCCGGCTGCCACGGGTTCCAGAACATGGGCGCGGCGTGGGTCCCCGTGCGCAACGGCATCGACAACGAGACCCTGTGCCAGGGCGACGCCCGCGCCACCGAGGTCACGGAGAGCTGGGAGCGGCTGATCCGGCAGGTGTGCCTGCGCCTCGGCGGCGAGCTGGGCCAGAAGGTGCTGCCCGTGCAGCGCGCCAAGCGCGGCACCGACCCGCGGACCCGCCGGGCCGAGATGGCGGACCGGCTGTGCCTGGAGGGGCTGCTGCACGCGGAGCTCCGGATGGAGGACACCCCGGGGATCCTCGCCATCACCGCCGACCTGCGCACCGGCAAGCTGCGCACGTCGATCGAGCTGCCGGTGGCCGAGCGCGGCTACCCGCTCACCAGGGCGAAACGCCTGATCCGCCGGCTCGCCGCGGCACCGGCGGACCTGCACATCGAGACGATGGTCGCGGGACCGGGGACGGGCCCGCGGGGCACGCTGGAGCGGCTGCGCCCCGAACCCGCCGACATCCTGCCCCGGGACGGCGCGGAGATCACCGGTTTCCGGCTCTCCCTCTTCAAGGGCATGGGCACGGGCCGCGGCTCCGCCGAGACCGGGTTCATCCGCAGCGTCGACGAGGCCGTGGACCGCTTCCACGCCCAGGTGATCACCCACCTGGACCGGCGGGGCAGCACCGTGGGCGGATGA
- a CDS encoding D-glucuronyl C5-epimerase family protein translates to MESRRWFLKATGGGGAAVALAGGGFLVGQRAGGTTEVPVPGGLPFTFGVRGFRCVLDVPDAMRPWRGRVAGREDAGLHDGDGVRMFRWQGRLHDHPVGQIQYGLENLAALRRTGDPFFLARARTQADRVVARRHERRGAWFFPYPFDFTHDVHTGIAYEAPWYSGMAQGEALSLFAQLAQVAEVPAADRARYRRAADGAFRSLLVGDDGAPWVVARDEAGHLWIHEYPVDPPGTSDHTYNGFMFAALGLWDYYALTRNPLAADLFDGSLTTLAANFRNMRNPGWLSHYCRAHAIPTTSYHPVHVTLLRQLSWLSGSELLAAQSDLLMDDYPAPSLGKDGGQVHLAEGTHALLRFDDDGAVTDTRTLELARPAEATASHRIRVRGHDVHYLLTDGPGDGWYVAERYPSAYLRGEWCASDYRPARRARVPAGVSVVCRGDGEERTVTYPRDTPVRYDRRAVVDGRVMLRATDGDVRGWWLPGSQLRAG, encoded by the coding sequence ATGGAGAGCCGCAGGTGGTTCCTGAAGGCGACCGGGGGCGGCGGCGCGGCGGTGGCGTTGGCGGGAGGTGGGTTCCTGGTGGGACAGCGGGCCGGTGGGACGACGGAGGTGCCGGTGCCCGGCGGGCTGCCGTTCACGTTCGGGGTGCGCGGCTTCCGGTGCGTGCTGGACGTGCCCGACGCGATGCGGCCGTGGCGGGGCCGGGTGGCCGGGCGGGAGGACGCGGGGCTCCATGACGGGGACGGGGTGCGGATGTTCCGGTGGCAGGGGCGGCTGCACGACCACCCCGTCGGGCAGATCCAGTACGGGCTGGAGAACCTGGCCGCCCTCCGGCGCACCGGTGACCCGTTCTTCCTCGCCCGGGCCCGGACGCAGGCCGACCGGGTGGTGGCCCGGCGGCACGAGCGGCGCGGGGCGTGGTTCTTCCCGTACCCGTTCGACTTCACGCACGACGTGCACACCGGCATCGCGTACGAGGCGCCCTGGTACTCCGGGATGGCGCAGGGCGAGGCGCTGAGCCTGTTCGCCCAGCTCGCCCAGGTCGCGGAGGTTCCCGCGGCGGACCGCGCCCGGTACCGCCGGGCGGCCGACGGGGCGTTCCGGTCGCTGCTGGTGGGCGACGACGGGGCGCCGTGGGTGGTCGCCCGGGACGAGGCGGGGCACCTGTGGATCCACGAGTACCCGGTCGACCCGCCCGGCACCTCCGACCACACGTACAACGGCTTCATGTTCGCCGCGCTCGGGCTGTGGGACTACTACGCGCTGACGCGCAACCCGCTCGCCGCGGACCTCTTCGACGGCTCGCTGACCACCCTCGCCGCCAACTTCCGGAACATGCGCAACCCGGGCTGGCTGTCGCACTACTGCCGCGCGCACGCCATCCCCACGACGTCGTACCACCCGGTGCACGTCACGCTGCTGCGCCAGTTGTCCTGGCTGTCCGGCAGCGAGCTGCTCGCCGCGCAGTCCGACCTGCTGATGGACGACTACCCGGCGCCGTCGCTCGGCAAGGACGGCGGCCAGGTGCACCTCGCGGAGGGCACGCACGCGCTGCTGCGGTTCGACGACGACGGCGCCGTCACCGACACCCGGACGCTCGAACTGGCCCGCCCCGCCGAGGCCACCGCCTCGCACCGGATCCGCGTCCGGGGGCACGACGTCCACTACCTCCTCACCGACGGGCCGGGCGACGGCTGGTACGTCGCCGAGCGCTACCCCTCCGCCTACCTGCGCGGCGAGTGGTGCGCCTCCGACTACCGGCCGGCGCGGCGCGCCCGCGTCCCGGCGGGGGTGAGCGTCGTGTGCCGCGGGGACGGCGAGGAGCGGACGGTGACGTACCCGCGGGACACGCCCGTACGGTACGACCGGCGCGCCGTCGTCGACGGCCGCGTGATGCTGCGCGCCACCGACGGGGACGTCCGGGGCTGGTGGCTGCCGGGCTCTCAGCTGCGGGCGGGCTGA